A window of the Sabethes cyaneus chromosome 1, idSabCyanKW18_F2, whole genome shotgun sequence genome harbors these coding sequences:
- the LOC128732310 gene encoding serine protease persephone-like, translated as MLQNQSFVTLFTVICGLVLLSFTSIGVNALYENDYCQLAGGSAGICTINSECPWFVSNVILKKLVPYSVQMRCGFVGDVEIICCPKVQPPQNLLQNARADNSEYGQKAIQACRDIRGPTKQVHHIIEGEDAEEGDVPFIAALGYVPTGETVGRYDWGCGSSLISVQFLLTAAHCIRPSRRPVVARMGTLNLDMSEYPDAIQDSPLKNFFPHPKYRGNKKYHDIALIEVTNPFVYNNFINPVCLHTATDDLPVTQTLIASGWGETEDEVRSDKLLKVNLTTEPLEQCDKEYRRQFGTMLGLFPEGITQMQYCAIGALVNSTGERGDTCRGDSGGPLHYADEERFYLVGITSFAMGCGGQAAVYTRVAAYLDWIESIVWPDSAPINE; from the exons ATGCTTCagaatcagagttttgtcacgtTATTCACGGTCATTTGCGGATTAGTTTTACTTAGTTTCACCTCTATTGGCGTTAATGCTTTATACG aGAACGATTACTGTCAGCTGGCAGGCGGTTCGGCGGGGATTTGTACGATCAACAGCGAGTGTCCTTGGTTCGTGTCGAACGTAATTCTTAAGAAGCTGGTACCGTACAGTGTCCAGATGAGGTGCGGCTTCGTGGGTGATGTCGAGATCATTTGCTGTCCGAAGGTACAGCCGCCACAAAACCTACTGCAAAATGCTAGAGCAGACAATAG CGAATACGGTCAGAAAGCTATACAAGCATGCCGCGACATCCGCGGACCGACCAAGCAGGTCCACCACATTATCGAGGGGGAAGACGCGGAAGAAGGGGACGTGCCATTCATTGCTGCGTTAGGATACGTACCAACTGGGGAAACTGTCGGACGGTATGACTGGGGTTGCGGATCGAGTCTGATATCTGTACAATTTCTCCTAACGGCCGCTCACTGTATCCGTCCCAGTCGGCGACCGGTGGTCGCGCGAATGGGAACACTCAACCTGGACATGTCAGAATACCCGGACGCCATACAGGATTCTCCCTTGAAG AACTTTTTTCCACATCCGAAATACAGGGGAAACAAGAAGTATCATGATATCGCACTAATCGAGGTGACCAATCCATTCGTTTATAATAACTTTATCAACCCAGTATGTTTACATACAGCTACAGACGATTTACCGGTAACGCAAACGTTGATTGCATCCGGGTGGGGTGAGACGGAAG ATGAAGTCCGATCGGACAAACTGCTGAAGGTCAACCTGACGACGGAACCTTTGGAACAATGTGACAAGGAGTATCGAAGACAGTTTGGCACGATGCTCGGTCTTTTTCCGGAAGGAATAACCCAGATGCAGTACTGCGCTATTGGCGCACTGGTTAACAGTACCGGTGAACGTGGAGACACGTGCCGGGGTGACTCCGGGGGTCCCTTGCACTACGCAGACGAGGAACGCTTCTATTTAGTGGGGATAACCTCATTTGCGATGGGATGTGGAGGGCAGGCCGCCGTCTATACCCGTGTGGCTGCGTATCTCGATTGGATTGAATCAATCGTTTGGCCCGACAGCGCCCCGATAAATGAGTAA